One Dioscorea cayenensis subsp. rotundata cultivar TDr96_F1 chromosome 19, TDr96_F1_v2_PseudoChromosome.rev07_lg8_w22 25.fasta, whole genome shotgun sequence genomic window, GGCCACTCTTATTGACACATCATATGCTCCAGTTAACCCTTTAAACCATTTCTTTGATGGCGTATCATATCCACATATGCAAATAATATGACTCACTTGTGTTGACGTGACAAATAAAACGTACACTATTATCAAATTCTCCCCAAAATCCCTTCATACCTTTCCGgtgaacaaaattaaaattggatgaccaaaataaaaaataactataacaCAGCACAGTATTcactcaagatatttgcctcgaGTTAAAGAAGAATACCTCTGACACTATGCTCCTCTTCAGAGTTCATgctgaaatttatattttatcaacacaatcagcTTCTTGTTCAGATCCTGCCAGAGGAAATAAGATGAGATCAGCTAGTAGGTAAATAATGATTTCCATGAAAGACTGGCCTTAGAAAGACGCCCTACATATAGTAGCTAGAATTTGATCATTCCTGGTTCCAGAAGGACCAAATTGACTTTGGAATTTAGAATGCTAAAAATGGTAAAAGGATGTACCTCCACAACAATCATGTTGTGAACTAAGTAGCGGAAAATACTTCACGAAAATAAGAATGTaagcaaaaaaatttataaagccAATGATTTTACATGTTTGTCATCCCAAGAAAAAAAGGAGTTGGTAAAATCCTCGATTTATGAAGCCCTGCTTCAAAATGTTTCATCTGTGTGGATAAGTTGAACCTTCAGTTTCCTCCTTGGAGTCAGATTATTCCGCTCCTAATACAAACTGTCTGATGCCAGGATCAGAACAAGTTAATCAGATTGCTTGACATGAAATGGCCTGGTCTCCTTTGGAAAGAGGGTCGTCCAAACATACCTGGTACTGTGCGATGAAAGATCATAGTCCTGACCACATGAAAAGTATCTAATAATTAACTAGATTACAAAATATGAACTCATAATGCTAGTTTTCATAGTGATCAACAGCTCTGAGCAATTAACAGTTATTCCAGATATGTTGCCCAAAAGGCAACAAACAACATGAGATGTTTTGATGTTTATGGTATTGCAATGAAATAATTGAGCATCATTGGCAATCAAAACATTGTTCCACACCCTTGCTTTTTGTTTGAACCAACACATTTGAACTATCACATAACACTCATGCTTTCTGATAAGGTAGTTGATTTCTTTCACTAAGGCAATCATCTAATTTAGCCTTCAAAGCAGTTATATATACTGCCCCAACACAACTAAACCCGGCTCAATCTATACAGAAGTAAAGAAACCTTTTTAAGAATACTTACATCAATTTGACAGTCACATTATTGAGGTAGCACATTCTCAATCTATCATGCAAGATAAGGAGATAAGCTAGGTCTCAAGAATACTGTAACACAAGGTAGATATGGACGGTTGGATAAATGAATAAAGCCCGCTATCAAAAGTTAATTAACTGGAGGACCTTCCAAAAAGGGTAGCAAGATGATAAGCGCAGCCCAATGTACAAAACTACTGTTACCATAGGATTTAGGAGGATTAACAATATGGCAATGAGATAGGTTTGATCCAAAGACAGAAGgcaagaagaaacaaaaataaatcaacataTGGTTATTAGTCTTCTACCTCAAAATTTATCTTCAACAACTCTGCAGATTAACACAAATCAATCATTTCATCCAAGACTAACACAAATCAAGGCACATGTCATACGCAAAATAAATGGCAGTTGGAGCAAAGGTAAATTCACATCCATACCAATATTGGGATGAAATGGAACACGATAACCTTTGCATCCTAAAGATATCCAATTATTAAGACATCGTGACAAATCATAACTAGCATGATAAATGAAGAAAGTAAGTGCAGGAAACTCACAAGAAAAGGGTTGTAAAGAATCTTTCGACGGATGGAATTGACATTGATGAAACCTCACCCTgatattatatatgaaaaacaaagaatgaaGATGGTGAAATTTTCAAATGAGATCAATGAAAGACCAAATTGTCAAATCTATTGACCGTCTATAACAGTTCAGAACCAGTATCAAGAAATTTCAAACATTACAACAAGTTCCTGAAGGCTGCTCAAATCCAGAAATCCTAGAGAAAAAAACCGAATTAATGAGCTAGCCATCCcagtataaaaagaataaagcGGTTCTTTACACAAAGAAATAGATTGCAGTTGTTTTCCACAAGTGGAAAATACACAAGCACTCCGCTGATAAAACCAAAACTCCGCTCCCATTGTGAGAAAAAACTTAGGTGTGTTCCACCATCACTATATTTAGAATCAACTCTCACAAAACCTCTATGATTCTcagaagtaatttttttttttaataagtcatATCTGTGAACTGAAAACTGGCGGAAAGCATAAAAGGCGTGATCATCACACAATGAACCAGGAGAGGTAGGTCAAACCAATATGAAATTACAGCTAAAAATAAAATCGGAGTCCAATTTGGAGACTACCTATCGTTGGGAAAATCAAAACTCAACACCATCTAAAATCCCTCACCTCATCTAACCACTCACAAAATCCTCTGTGGTTCTCAAAACTAAAACCCAGAGCCATTAGTAAAAAGAGGTAGTAAATCATAAGCAAAAGCAATTCCATTGTCCatcacaaagaaacaaaatagataTCCACGCAATAACAAAATTGCAGCTGAAAGCAAATCTCCAAATTTAGGAAGCTTTATAACAAGATAGGATGTGATTATTCACCACAATCAATATCGAACTTGGAAGCATCCTGTGGCGATAGAAACAAAACtcaaatccattaaaaaaaaagacacttACCATTCTACTATTCACACAAAATAGAATACACTAGTAAATTCCcccaaattttaaaactaaatccACATCcataagtgaaaaaaaaattcatgaaaccATAAAATAAAGGTGTCACCATAGTCTGTTACAAAGAACCAGAAGAGATATGTTCAAACCAttgcaaaattacaaataagAAGCAAATCCCCGAATTCATACATCCATTAAAACTGCGATGAAACAAAACAGAAAGCGGTTCCATTTCTGAACAATTGTTGCATTGAAACACGATCCCAACACTTCAAGCACCAATACGGATTCAAAAGCCTTCTGATCTCGATATCAAACTAAAAGCAAAGGAAGCATTAATCAGCATAGcaaatttaaatcaaacttCGAGTGATGGGGGAAAGCACTATATGAGAAACTAGTATATATGAAAAGCTACACCATCACTCTTGGACATACGATTACCTAATGCGCTCCATATCCTCCCATCTGTCCAACTGGTGGCCTCGGGTTTGGACCCTGCCCAATGGGGCCACCCTGGTAAGCACTAGCACCGGTACCAGTACCACCTGACTGAGGCATCTGAGGCTGGCCCTGGAATCCTGGCGGCCCCTGATAACCTACACTCTGATATCCAGAACTTGCCATCCCATAACCTTGCATTGACTGTGTTGGCGGTACCGCTGAAGGGTTGACCACAGACTGCGCTCCTGTACCCAACCCTCCAGCACCTAACGCTGCAGCAGCTGCCAGAGCAGGGTTGAACTGCGCAAGCATAGCTGGGTTAATTCCAAATGCGGCAGGGTTCTGCCCAGCGGCTGCTAGAACAGCCAGGGCAGCAGCATTTGGCTGCATGCCCCCGAGCAAACCTTGCCCAAGCATTGCTGCCTGCTGGGCCAATCCCATGTCCGGCACTGTGGCGCCAAATCCAGGAGCATCATACCCACCAGTATTGCCAATGGGCACAGCAGCCATAGCATTGGGAGCCACAGAGCCTGGAGCCGGGGGTGCAACACTGCCCCTTGATTTATTACTATCAGTAGCCTTCTGGCAGAAAAGAATATGACCTTCAAAATTCTTGTTTGGCTCTTCCAAGGCTTTGCGAGCTCCTTCTAGGGTTTTATACACGAATAAAGCGAAGCCCTTTGGTTTCCCTGTCTGGCGATCGAATCCAATGGGACCCTCCTCGATCTCGCCATACCTCCCAAAGAAGCTACGCAGCCGACTGCCATCGATATCGGAGTGGACATTACCAACATAGATCTTTCTCGGTAGGTTATCATGGTTGCTGCTAGGGTTAGGATTCGTGTTAGGGTTTGGAGCAGGAGTTTGAGGGGGGCCAGCAGAGGCAAGCTGGCAGGCGGTCATACGGCCTTCAATGAGTTTCTGGGGCTGCCGTAGGGCGGCGCGGGCGGAACGGCGGTGGTGGAAAAGGACAAAGCCATAGCCTTTGGATCGACCACTGCCCTTATCGACAACGACGCGGCAGTCATCGAGCTCACCGTATCTGGAAAAGATCAAGCGGAGAGTATCGGTGGTCGTCTCCCAGCCAAGGCCATGGACGAATAACTTCCGGTGAGCGGGGTCAGCGTCGGCGAGGCGCTGGATCTCAGAGAGGATAGCAGGGTCCGAGGTCGCAGCCCGGCGGAGAAGATCAACGAGTTGTTCTCGAGAGAGGGGTTCCAAGAGCTTTCCGATGTCCTCGTCCTCGTCAAAGAGTTCATCCTCCACGGCTTCCTGATGGTTGTGCGCGGATTGCGGAATGAGATCG contains:
- the LOC120250146 gene encoding UBP1-associated protein 2B-like → MASKKRKADQESDLIPQSAHNHQEAVEDELFDEDEDIGKLLEPLSREQLVDLLRRAATSDPAILSEIQRLADADPAHRKLFVHGLGWETTTDTLRLIFSRYGELDDCRVVVDKGSGRSKGYGFVLFHHRRSARAALRQPQKLIEGRMTACQLASAGPPQTPAPNPNTNPNPSSNHDNLPRKIYVGNVHSDIDGSRLRSFFGRYGEIEEGPIGFDRQTGKPKGFALFVYKTLEGARKALEEPNKNFEGHILFCQKATDSNKSRGSVAPPAPGSVAPNAMAAVPIGNTGGYDAPGFGATVPDMGLAQQAAMLGQGLLGGMQPNAAALAVLAAAGQNPAAFGINPAMLAQFNPALAAAAALGAGGLGTGAQSVVNPSAVPPTQSMQGYGMASSGYQSVGYQGPPGFQGQPQMPQSGGTGTGASAYQGGPIGQGPNPRPPVGQMGGYGAH